Proteins co-encoded in one Bacillus infantis NRRL B-14911 genomic window:
- a CDS encoding ThiF family adenylyltransferase: MDERYSRQTLFPGIGTAGQEKIARKHVLIIGAGALGSGCAELLIRAGVGSMTIIDRDYVEESNLQRQQLYAEKDAREKLPKAKAAERRLKEINSSVNLSCIVGDADPSLLAELAPGTDLMIDATDNFETRMVINDLSQKLGIPWIYGACVGSFGMSFTVIPGKTPCLNCLLKAVPLQGLTCDTGGIIGPAVQMTVAHQGAEALKILAEDWDAVRTSFVSFDLWHSQYTNMGTAKAKDPGCPSCGAERTYPYLEQDNRTRTAVLCGRDTVQIRPPGKRDLDLEGLAGQLGRLGYEVKGNPYLLSAELGAERAVFFSDGRALIHGTKDESHAKAIYQRLLG; the protein is encoded by the coding sequence TTGGACGAAAGATATTCGCGCCAGACGCTTTTTCCCGGAATCGGCACGGCGGGACAGGAGAAGATCGCCCGGAAGCATGTCCTGATCATCGGGGCCGGGGCGCTGGGCTCCGGCTGTGCAGAGCTCCTGATCCGTGCGGGGGTCGGGAGTATGACGATCATTGACAGAGATTATGTGGAAGAAAGCAATCTTCAGAGGCAGCAGCTTTATGCAGAGAAGGATGCCAGGGAAAAACTGCCGAAAGCAAAGGCGGCAGAAAGGCGGCTGAAGGAAATAAATTCTTCCGTCAACTTAAGCTGCATTGTCGGGGATGCAGATCCTTCACTTCTGGCTGAGCTTGCGCCTGGAACTGATCTGATGATTGATGCCACTGACAATTTTGAAACAAGGATGGTCATCAATGATCTGTCCCAGAAACTTGGAATACCATGGATTTACGGAGCCTGTGTCGGCAGCTTTGGAATGAGCTTTACCGTGATCCCGGGCAAAACCCCATGCCTGAATTGCCTTCTGAAAGCTGTTCCGCTGCAGGGGCTTACCTGTGATACAGGCGGCATCATCGGACCGGCCGTCCAGATGACCGTAGCCCATCAGGGGGCAGAGGCGCTGAAAATCCTGGCAGAAGACTGGGACGCTGTCAGGACTTCGTTTGTCAGCTTCGATCTTTGGCACAGCCAGTATACAAATATGGGGACTGCCAAAGCCAAGGATCCGGGCTGCCCTTCATGCGGGGCTGAAAGGACCTATCCTTACCTGGAGCAGGATAACCGGACCAGGACAGCCGTACTCTGCGGCCGGGATACGGTCCAGATCCGCCCGCCCGGTAAGCGGGACCTGGATCTCGAAGGGCTGGCAGGGCAGCTTGGCCGGCTCGGCTATGAAGTAAAGGGCAATCCCTATCTTCTGTCTGCCGAGCTGGGTGCCGAAAGGGCCGTCTTTTTCAGTGACGGCCGGGCCCTCATCCATGGCACGAAGGATGAGTCCCATGCAAAAGCCATCTACCAGCGTCTGCTGGGTTAA
- a CDS encoding DUF4230 domain-containing protein: MKKEQEVLEQMEALMKELKTSRKQAASAAALEGSGGAFTFSRFLRYGFRKWSWKIGLLLLSLIMIGILLTAGIFYFYTGSSAQEEKGSFIEQVRGLSTLASSQALVKAVIEKEDNELFGRQIETDLPGTKRKLLLIVPGTVTAGVDLEQVGEKDIKVSEEDKRIEVSLPKASILQEPSLDLEHVQTFSASGIFRDDVNWDEAYSLAAEAKELVEAEAIDQGILELAEKNAEKTISEFFGRLGYEASVSYKGDSDAAIK, encoded by the coding sequence TTGAAAAAAGAACAGGAAGTATTAGAACAGATGGAGGCGCTTATGAAGGAACTGAAAACTTCCCGCAAGCAGGCTGCAAGTGCCGCCGCTCTTGAAGGCAGCGGGGGTGCGTTCACGTTTTCACGGTTTTTGCGCTACGGATTCAGGAAGTGGAGCTGGAAAATCGGGCTGCTTTTATTGTCGCTTATTATGATCGGAATTTTGCTTACAGCAGGAATCTTTTATTTTTATACAGGGTCATCAGCTCAAGAAGAGAAAGGGAGTTTTATAGAACAGGTGCGCGGCCTGTCAACGCTGGCATCATCACAGGCGCTCGTGAAGGCCGTGATTGAAAAAGAAGACAATGAACTGTTTGGCAGGCAGATAGAAACGGATCTGCCGGGGACAAAGCGCAAGCTTCTGCTTATTGTCCCGGGAACGGTAACGGCAGGGGTCGATCTTGAGCAGGTTGGAGAAAAGGATATCAAGGTGTCGGAAGAGGATAAGAGGATTGAAGTTTCCCTTCCGAAGGCAAGCATCCTCCAGGAGCCGTCGCTCGATCTTGAGCATGTCCAGACCTTTTCGGCTTCCGGGATTTTTCGGGATGATGTGAACTGGGATGAGGCATACAGCCTTGCAGCAGAGGCAAAGGAACTGGTAGAAGCGGAAGCGATTGACCAGGGGATTCTTGAACTTGCTGAGAAGAACGCAGAAAAAACGATCAGCGAATTTTTTGGCAGGCTGGGCTATGAGGCCTCTGTCAGCTATAAGGGGGATTCTGATGCAGCTATTAAATAA
- a CDS encoding general stress protein translates to MYKIEVCENGVQATDTIKTLTAEGYEKDNIFIFAHDENRSEDLTDATNTGSVGLKEQGLFDSVGNMFNKRGDELRNKFEALGLSKVEAEQYEKVLDEGKLVIVGSNE, encoded by the coding sequence ATGTATAAAATTGAGGTTTGTGAAAACGGCGTACAAGCAACGGATACTATTAAGACTTTAACAGCAGAAGGCTATGAAAAGGACAATATCTTTATTTTTGCGCATGACGAAAACCGTTCCGAAGATTTAACTGATGCTACCAACACTGGGAGCGTCGGCTTGAAGGAACAGGGCTTATTTGATTCTGTCGGCAATATGTTCAATAAGCGCGGCGACGAGCTCCGCAACAAGTTCGAAGCTCTCGGCCTTTCAAAGGTGGAAGCTGAGCAATACGAAAAGGTGCTTGATGAAGGCAAGCTTGTCATTGTAGGTTCAAACGAATAA
- the moaD gene encoding molybdopterin converting factor subunit 1, whose product MNKIKLFAHLRESAGKEEIELDAAGKTINELKAILTEAYHLNLETVMTAVNEEFALDHELIKEGDVIAFIPPVSGG is encoded by the coding sequence ATGAATAAAATCAAACTGTTTGCCCACTTGCGTGAAAGTGCAGGCAAGGAAGAAATCGAGCTTGACGCCGCGGGCAAGACGATCAATGAACTGAAAGCCATTTTAACTGAAGCCTATCACCTTAATCTGGAAACCGTAATGACAGCAGTGAACGAAGAGTTCGCCCTGGATCACGAGCTGATCAAAGAGGGAGACGTCATCGCTTTCATCCCGCCGGTCAGCGGCGGCTGA
- a CDS encoding molybdenum cofactor biosynthesis protein MoaE, whose protein sequence is MDFELSKEPIDVQAVTDKVIQRNAGAVTVFIGTVRELTGGKKTLYLVYEAYESMAVKKLEQIGHEIEEKWEGAKAAITHRTGRLDITDIAVVIAVSTPHRADAYEANRYAIERIKEIVPIWKKEHWEDGEEWIGNQLETVSYPAGRPQKEDLDE, encoded by the coding sequence ATGGATTTTGAACTATCAAAAGAACCGATTGATGTTCAGGCTGTCACTGATAAAGTCATCCAGCGCAATGCTGGGGCGGTCACCGTGTTTATCGGGACGGTCAGGGAGCTGACGGGCGGCAAGAAAACCCTGTATCTCGTCTATGAAGCATATGAATCAATGGCAGTGAAGAAGCTTGAGCAGATCGGTCATGAAATAGAAGAAAAATGGGAAGGCGCGAAGGCAGCCATCACCCACCGGACAGGCAGGCTGGATATTACCGATATAGCCGTCGTCATTGCTGTATCTACCCCGCACAGGGCGGATGCCTATGAAGCGAACCGCTATGCCATCGAAAGAATCAAGGAGATAGTCCCTATCTGGAAAAAGGAACACTGGGAGGACGGGGAAGAATGGATCGGCAACCAGCTTGAAACCGTTTCTTATCCGGCTGGCCGTCCGCAAAAGGAGGATCTGGATGAATAA